Part of the Candidatus Omnitrophota bacterium genome is shown below.
GCGGTAAAGAAAGCGGGAATAGCCAAGCATGCCACTGTGCACACGTTAAGGCACAGCTTCGCCACCCATCTGTTGCTTAACGGAGTAAATATACGGGAAGTCCAGGAGCTTTTGGGGCACAGCCACGTCGAGACGACGATGATATACACCCATGTGATACGCGATATCTCAAATGCGCCGCGGAGTCCGCTGGATAAGCTTTACGCGACTGCCGATAAACAATAGCCTCTACCTATAAACATCCTTCCTGTGGGCTACGGTCAGTATTATGACCGTTATCTCTTTGTGGTATATCCGGTAAATTATCCTGTAGTCTCCTGAGCGGTAAGATAATAGCCCCTTGAGGTCGCCGGTAAGGCATTTTCCGATCGCCGGATCTTGGGCGATACGCTCGACAGCGTCTTTTATCTGGCGCTTCTTCTTGAGGGATAACCTGCCTATCGATTCCTTCGCTTCCCTTGTATACAATACGCTATACATTCTTGAAGATATCCTTATGCGAATATAACTTTCCTTCGCGGATATCCTCCTCTGCCCTTAAAATAGAACGGAGTAATTTTTGGTCGGCCATGACCTCCAGGGTCTCCAATTCTTCCGGAGAGATCATGACCGCCTCCGCCCTCCCGTTCCTCGTTATTATCAGGCGCTTGCCTGCCGAGGAGATCTTCTTGATCAGCCCGGGCAGTTTACTCCTTGCTTCCGATATCGGTACGATAAAATCCATCTTTCTCACCTCCTGCATAATTGTACAATATTCTGTACAATTTGTAAAGCCCTTGATCCTGGCTTCCTGCTGCGCCGTGTTGGGCATAATAAATCCCTCCTTTATTATAGTAGACGTAAAGAAGGGATGTTTTCTTTCAAAAATATTAATTCAATTCTTTTTCGAGAAGCTCGAAAAATTTCTCCCTCGCGTCCTTCTCTATCCACGGCTTATGGCCGCAGTGATCAAGGAGGATAAACCGGAAGTTCTTAAGTATGGCCGATAGCGGCTTTTGGACGCCTTCGGCGGGATGCGGGTCGTAGTCACCGTGGATAGCGACGACCGGGCACCTGATATCTTTCACGAACTCGAGCAGTTTTCCGCTCCTTCTTAACTCCTCGGCTTCCGGCCACACGCTATTGAATATGGCTCCCTTATAATCGATCGGCTCAGGCTTGCCCTCGATCGGGTCATAGGCATCGGGCACTATTTCCTTATCCATGCGGTCAAGCCTGGCCTTTGATATCTGGGCGGCATATTTCTCTTCAAACGGCCCGCTTGCGACGAGGATAAGTTTTTTTACCAAAACGGGATGTTTTGCCGCAAGTATAAGGCTCAACCAGGCTCCCCACGAATGACCTATTAACACGACAGGAAGTTCCGCTTCTTTCTCCAGGACAACTTTTAATTCTTCGACCTGCCCGTCGACTGACATTGCGGTCTGGAGCGGCTCGAGGACGCCGTATTTCGATGAGAGTTCGCGAGCGACCGGCGCGGCCTCTCCTGCCCCGCCCGGCCCGCCGTGGATGACCGCGACGGTAAAAGGCGCCTTGCCGTATTTCCTAAGATTATTTTTACCCGGACTAAACATATATGCGCGGCACGCGGGCGGAGATCCAACAGACGACCTCATACGGGATGGTATCGAGAAGTTCGGCTATATCCTCGACCGTGATAGTCTCGCCTTTCTGGGAACCGATAATGACCGCCTCATCGCCGACCTTCGCGCCTTTTATTCCGCCGACGTCTACCATCGTATGGTCCATGCATATGCGCCCGACTACCGGAGCGCGCCATCCGCGCACGAGCACCTCCCCTTTGTTCGAGAGGTGCCTGTTGAGCCCGTCGGCATACCCGACCGGAAGCGTGGCGATCACCGTCTCCCTGTCGGTCATATGCGTCCTGCCGTAACTGATAAACCTGCCCGGCGGCGTCTTCTTGAGGTATATTATTCTCGTCTTGAGTGAAAGCGCCGGTTTTAATTTCACCGTGCTCATCAGGTTCTGGTTCGGGTATAGGCCGTAAAGCATAAGCCCGGGCCGCACCATATTGAAGTGGGAATCTTTATACATCATGGCGCCGGCAGAGTTCGCCGCGTGCACGTACTGGATCTCGATGCCGCTTATCTCCATCTCGGTGGCAAGGCGCTTGAAATTCTCTATCTGGCCGGAGGTATAACGGACATCTTCCTCGTCCGCGCTCGCGAAGTGCGTGAATATCCCCTCGATCACTATATTCCTGAAACTTAACAGGTCCTTTATAAGGCGGCCGGCCTCATCATGCCATACGCCGAGCCTGCCCATCCCTGTATCGACCTTCACGTGGACGAGCGCCTGTTTCCTTAATTTGCGCGCCGCCTTGTCTATGGCCGAGGCAAGGGCCTTGTCGCATACGGTAAGCGTAAGGTCATAATAGAGCGCGTAATCCGCTTCTTTCGGGAGGACCGAGGAAAGGACGAGCACCGGCGTCCTTATCCCTGCGCGGCGGAGAGTGATCCCCTCGTCGACGCACGCGACGCCCAAATATGGGACTTTCTCTTTCTGCAGCCGGCGCGCGACCTCTACCATCCCGTAGCCATACGCGTTCGCCTTCACGACGGCGAGTATATTAGTGTCTTTAGAGAGGCGCGCCTTTATCGCGTGATAATTATGGGAGATGGCGTCGAGGTCGATCTCGGTCCACGTCGGACGGCTTGTCCTGCTTTTCGCAGGGCTTGTCCTGCTTTTCGCAGGGCTTGTCCTGCGCGCGCGTGCGGGGCTCATTTTCTAAGGCCTCTCACCTGGATGTCCTTCGGATATAAATACAACGGGACAAATTTATCCGCTTCTTCGAATTTATTCCTTTTCGCCAGTTCATGACCCAGACCGGCGACTGTCTCAGCCCTGAGATACCAAAGCTTCTCCGGGGCGAATCCGGCCTCGTGCTTAAAATTATCCTCGATCGTCTTCCTGTAAGCGGCCAGCCCGTCGCCCAAAAAGACCGCGTCGCCCTTGATAGATTTCAGCAATTCGGCGACAGGGCCGACCGAATATTTCAGGTGCCGGCGCAATTTACCGTTCTTGAAGGAATATGCCGACGCGTAAACGTTGCCGCGGCGCGCGTCAATGATCGGGACGATCAGCTTGCCTTCCTCTTTTATATTATACGCGAGCGCGTCGAGAGTCGGGACTCCGGCGATCCTGATCCCTGCCCCGAGCGCAAAACCTTTCACGGCCGCGGCGCCGATGCGCAAAGCCGTCAGTGACCCCGGGCCTTTCGAGAACGCTATGCAGTTGATATCCTTCAGTTTCAGCTTCGCCTTCTTGAGCAGCTTGTCTATCTGCGGCAAAAGCTGTTCACATTGCCGCTGGTCCATCACCCTATGGAAACCCGCGATGACTTTTTCCCCGTCGGTTATCGCGAGGGAGAGATATTTGGATGTGGTATCTACCGCGAGGATCTTCATGCTTCCTTTATACTGATCGTACGTTCGTTGGGATTCTTTATCTTCAACGCGATATCTAAACGCCTCTTTGGCAATATGCGCGCCATCTTACCCGACCATTCTATGACAATGACGCCTTTGCGCGCGAGGTAATCCTCATAGCCGATATCTTCGATATCCTTCAAATTATTGAGCCGGTAGATATCGAAATGGAAGAGCGGGATCTTTCCTTTATATTCTTTCACGAGGACGAACGACGGGCTGTTGACATACCTGTAATCCTTTACGCCGAGGCCCTTGGCTATCCCCTTGACCAGGGTGGTCTTGCCCGCGCCCAGCTCACCTGAGAGCGCGACCAGGTCGCCTGGCTTAAAGCGCTTGGCTATCTTCTCCCCCAATCTTATCGTCTCTTCAGCGTTCGCTGTCGTGAAATTCATCTAAAAATGGGAAAATCCTTTTGGCTTCAGCTCTTTTGTCGTCCCGTCCGGGGCTATGATCTTCACCCCGATCTTTTTATCGAGTATCTCCCCTATCTGCGATATCCTCACGCCGTTCAATTCCATGTTCTTCCGGGCAAGCCTGCGCGCCTCGGCCAGCGGCATCGTGAACAATAACTCGAAGTCTTCCCCTTCGTTTAACGCCGCGTTTACGCCCCTGGCGCCTTTCGAGACCGGTATCAGTTCCTCGTATATGCAGGCGCCCGCGCCGCTCTGCTTCGCGATATGGTTCAAGTCGGTCGAAAGCCCGTCCGAGATATCTATCATCGAGGTTATCTTGAAATTATTTACAAGGTAGCGCGCTTCTTTAAGACGGGGGGTAAACACGAGATGCTTCTTGCTTTTATATGATCCGCCGAGCGCGCCTGTCACGCATATTATATCGCCGGTCCTGGCGCCGCTCCTGAACGCGGCTTTATCCGGCTCTACGAACCCGATGACCGCGACATCTATGACGAGTTTCCCGGAAGAATTCGTGTCCCCGCCGACTATCTCGACATCGAACCTCCTGGCGAGCGCCTTTATCCCGCGGTATATCTCGTCTACGAATTCAACGCTCAGTTTTTTCGGAAGGCCCAAAGAGACGACCGCGTATTTCGCTACGCCGCCCATCGAGGCGATATCGCTTAACCCGCAGGCGAGCGACTTCCATCCTATTTGGAAAGCCGTCGCGTCCTTCATCCTAAAATCGACGTCCTCGAGGAGCATGTCGATGGTGACAAGCAGGTATTTTTTCTTCGATACGCGTATTACCGCGCAGTCGTCGCCGATGCCGCGGACAATGTCTTTGCCCGTCTTAAAATTCTTCGCGAGCCGGGCTATAAGCCCTGCCTCACCTAATCTTTTTAATTTCATCCGGCTTAAAAACCCCTTTCTCAGTGACTATCGCGGTGATGAGCGCCGCAGGCGTGACGTCGAATGCCGGGCAATATGTTTTTACCCCTTTCGGCGCGAGCATCTTCCCGCGGATAGTCGTGATCTCCTCGCCGCGCCTCTCCTCGATCGGGATCAACCTGCCGTATGGCAGGTTGAAATCTATGGTCGAGACCGGCGCGACGACATAAAAAGGTATCTTGTGGTATTTCGCGAGGACCGCCACCCCGTAAGTTCCGATCTTGTTCGCCGCGTCGCCGTTACGCGTTATCCTGTCAGCGCCGACGATGACCTTCGTGACCTTGCCCAGGCTCATCACATGCGCGGCCATGTTATCGCAGATGAGCGTGACATCTATCCCCTCGCGCATCAGTTCCCACGCGGTAAGGCGCGCGCCCTGCAAAAGGGGCCGCGTCTCATCGGCATATACTTTTACGCGCTTGCCCTTCTCCTTCGCCATGTATATCACGCCTAACGCGGTCCCGTAATCGGCCGTCGCCAGCGCTCCGGCGTTGCAGTGCGTCAATATAACATCGCCGTCCTTAATGAGCCGCGCGCCGTATACGGCCATCTTCCTGCATATCGCCCTGTCCTCCTCATATACTTTATGCGCCTCGGCGAGAAGCGCCTTCTTTATCGCCTCGACCGGCCTATGCTTATTTTTTACGGCTGCGGCGCGCATCCTGTCGAGGCCCCAGAAGAGGTTTACCGCGGTCGGCCTGGCCGAACCGATGAACTTTATGACGCGGTCCAATTCACGGATAAGCTCATTATAATTTTTGGCCCTCGACTTCTTGACGCCCAGGTAAGCCCCGTACGCGGCGGCCACGCCCAACGCCGGAGCGCCGCGCACCTGCAATTTTTTTATCGCATGCCAAAATTTTTTTACGTCGCGGAAACTCAGGTATACGAGCTTGTTCGGCAACAGGGTCTGGTCTATTATCTTTATTGCCCCGCCCGACTTTTGGGCGTCCCATCTTATCGTCCGGATAGCCATTATTTTACACCATTTTCCCGAACATTTTCGCCAGGAAGCTGCGCCCCACCGAGATGGCGGCATGGGGACAGAGCTCGTGGCAGCAGAAACACTTAATGCAGCGCCTGTAATCTATCCTCGAGCCTTCCTCTTTTATCGTGATGCACTTCGCCGGGCAGCTCTTTTCGCATATCAGGCACTTCTTGCATATTTTATCATTAATTACGGGGAAAAACCTGATAGCTTTCGAGAGCCATTTGAAGACCGGCTTCGGGACTTTCATCATTATCGAGGTAGCCGGCAGCTTGAAACCGCGTATCCTCGCGCTTTCGATGCTTTCTCCGAGGACCTCTATTTTTGAAAGGTCGGCCTCGCCTAATTTCCGCTTGTACGCCTCGGCGGTTATGGGGAGCCGTAGCGGTTCGATGCCGACCAGCCCGGCGTATACCGCGTCGCAGGCCACGCAGTCGTTGCTCGCCATCACAAGGTTCGCGTTCCGGAGTTCTCCTCCGGCCGGCCCGTTGCCTTCCATAGCAACGATCCCGTCCATCACTACGAGCCNNNNNNNNNNCGAGCCTGGGTACCGCGGTCTCAAATACATCTATCGCGAGCTTCGCGAACTCATCCGGCCTCGGCGCCTTAAGGTGGCAGTCTGACTTGAACTGCCCGATCGCGAGCCCGTATGAATTCTTCAGCGCGCCGGTGAGCACCATCAGGTCGTGCGTCTTCATCTTCGGGACGGAGATGACGCCGTCGGCCTCTTTCGCCCAGACCGATATCGGCATCCCCTTTATGTTCTGCGCCTTGTCGAAGTCTACAAGCTTTACGCCCTCTTCCTCGCAGACTTTTTTTATCCCGGATTCCCCGTATGTCGAACCGGCGTCCCTCTGCCCCATCCCGCCGGGCGAATCCCCGACGATGATCTCGGCGCCCGCGCCCTTAACGAGGCGTATGACGGCCCGCAGGACCTCGGGATGCGTATTTACGCCGGACTCGGGCGGCCTTGAAGAGAGGACGTTCGGTTTAAGCAGTATCTTCTCGCCTTTTTTGACGAAGGCGGCGATGCCGCCGACCAGGTCCACCGCCTCTTTTACGGCGGAGCAGACCTTGCCTGTATCGTACGAATCCGCTCTTACTATCGAGACTTTCGGGCCCATGGCTAACTAGGGATCGCTATCAATTTATACAGGAACACGAAAAATATAACGGCCGAATTATGGATTATATGCACCGCTATCGACGGGACGACAGAGCCGGTCTTCTCGTAAAGGTACGCCAGGAGGATGCCGAGCGCGAATATCGGGAAGAACGAGACTATGTTCATATGCAGCATCGCGAAGACGAACGAGACGAGAAGTATCGCGTTGGTCACCCCTATCTTCTTCCTGAACACCGGATACGCGAATCCCCTGAAGAAGAGCTCCTCGGCGACCGGCCCGATGATGGTGACAAGCGCCGTAAGGATAAGGAGGAGCTTCGTCCCCTTCGCCTCGTAGAGTATCTCGAGCGCCTTCGTCTCGGGCGGCTCATAACTGAATATCCTGAGGCCGATGAATACTATGATCATTATGACAGCCAGGACCGGTATGATGACAAGATAGCCGCCGATGGCGACCCTCATGTTCCTCTTTATGTTCTTAAAAATGAGCCCCAGCCCGGCGAGACCGCTTTTAAATTTATTTACCGCGAAATGCGCTACTATGGCCAGGCCGATGATATCTACCAGGGTCGCGTTAAGAACGCCGAAGAACACCTCGTTGGGGTTATCTACTTTCATTAGGTCGAACATATTGGCCTCTGCCCATTGGAGCGCATAGGAGAAAAAATAGAACGTGATTATTACCCTCAGGATATCCGTTAACTGCCAGGGCACATCCGGCGGTGAGCCGTAGGCAACCATCAGGTCGCGGCCGTTAAGCTTGCGCGATATGCATCTTATCCCGAGGACAAGGCCCGCCAAAAGGGCGACCGCGCTCAAGAATGTGCTGGCCGTGACCGCGAAACCGAGGAGCTTGTCGCCCGCGAGCAACTCCCTTATCCTCTCTTCCTGCGCGAGCACCTCTTTAGGCGTAAGTATCTTATGCGTTTTCTTCTTCTCGGCAAGCCTCTCTTTCCTCTCGGGCGAGGGCGACACCGCCAGGAATATCTCGGTCGCTATTATAAAAGAGAGCATCAAAAGGTAGATCCGGTTCCCGCCCGCGAACCTCCTTAGCTTATCCCACGACATTTAGTCTCCTCGGCCTGAACTTGACCTTTAATTCCCCGGTCGCGACCCTCTCGCATTCCCTCATATCCACGCCTTCCTGGCCGACGCAGGTCACCTCGACCTCGGGCAGCTTCTCCCTGCATTCAACGATGAATTTCTTCACCTCCCCAAAAGTCTCAGGCCCAAAAACCGGCCTGCAGATCTTATTATAGGCATCCTTATCCGCGGCGTTCAGGCTTACGCTCACGCGGTCTATGAGCCCGGCGAGGTCACCGGCGATGCTCCTTTTATTTATGAGGTTCCCGTGGCCGTTAGTCGTAAGGCGGATCTTCGCGCCCTTCTTTTTCAGGGCCTTCGCGACTTCGATCATGCAGTCGAGGCGCAAAGTGGGTTCGCCGTATCCGCAGAAGACTATCTCATCGTATCCGGCCGGGTCGCCGACCGCCTCGATGATCTCTTTTGCCGACGGTTCCCCTTTAAGGCGCAGGTTGTGCCCCATCACGAAATCGGTCGTCTTGGTGACACAGAATTCGCAGTCGCTGGTGCACCTGTTGGTGAGGTTTATATAAAGGGAGTCCCTTATTTTATATGTGATGGATGATCCCGGCGCGGCGCCGACCCCGAAGAGCCGCGCGCAGTTAAGCGTCGTCACCCTCGCGACGTCCTGGGGGGTAAGGCCTTTCAGCTTCGCTATCTCTTCGACGGCTTTCAACATATAGGAAGGCTCGTTCCTTTTCCCGCGCATCCCTTCAGGCGCCAGGTAAGGCGCGTCGGTCTCGACCAATATCCTGTCCATCGGGACGAGGCTTTTCACGAGCTCGCGCAGCTTGGAGGCGTTCTTGAAAGTGATATTGCAGGTGAATGAGACATACATCCCGAGGTCGAGGACGGCGTTTAGCAGTTCTTCATCGGCCGGGAAGCAATGGATAACGCCTTTTACCGGAGCTGCCATTTCTTTTTTCAGTATCTTCAGCAGGTCCGCCTTCGCTGAAGTACTTTTGCCTTCAGCTACGGTGGATAAATCCTCGCGCGCGTCGCGGCAGTGGATTATGAGGGGCAGGTCCGTCTCTTTCGCGAGGCGGAGGAATTCCCTGAATGCCGTCTGCTGTAACCCGGCAGGCGAGAGGTTCCTGTAGTAATCGAGGCCGACTTCGCCTATGGCGACGACCTTTTTATCATTGGCCAGGCCCTTTATCTCGGAAAATGAGGACGCGTTCAGTTCCTTCGCGTCATGGGGATGGATACCAACCGAGGCGTATACGCTGTCATATTTATTCGCGAGCTCGACCGACCTCTTCGAGCCCTCTAGGCTGCTCGCGACATTTATTATGTATTCTATCCCGGCTGCCCTGGCCCTCTTTATCACTTCTTCCCTGTCCGGATCGAACTCCGGGAAATCGAGGTGGCAGTGGGTATCGACGAGTTTACCCTGAGCCGGGGCGAAGGGCTTGTCCTGAGCGAAGCCGAAGGGACGCATCATTTCGCCTTTGTGTCGATGCGGGGGAATAGCGGGGCGCCTTTCCTTATTTCCGTATCCGGCTTGGTAAGGCCCCATCCTTCCATATCGGAAAAGCGCGCCCCGGAAAGCGGCGCGGCCATCCCTATCTGTCCCCACATCTTCTCGGCCGAGGCGGGTATGAACGGCGAAACGGCTATAGTCACGATACGCAACGTCTCGGCCAGGTTATATATCACGTCACTGAGGCGGTCTTTCTTCCCCTGTTTGTCGAGCGTCCACGGCGCCTGGACCTCGATATATTTATTCGCCTTGTTTATTAGCTCCCATATCGAAGCCAAAGTGCCCGCAAAATCCAATTCGGCCATGGACGCGTCTATCTTCCCCGGCAGGTCCTTTGAGAGGGCCTTCAATTCATCGTCAACGGCATCTTTTGTACCTGCGGGTGACGGCACTTTACCGCCGTAATATTTTTCGATCATCGTAAGCGTCCTGTTAAGGAGGTTGCCGATGTCATTGGCGAGGTCGGTATTGAGCCTGGAGACGAGCGCGGCCTCGGAATAGGCGCCGTCGAGGCCGTAGGTCACCTCCCTGAGGAGGAAATACCTTAACGGGTCAGACCCGTACTTATTTATGAGCTCGAACGGGTCGACGACGTTGCCTTTCGATTTGGACATCTTTTCCGCGTCCTTGCCTATGAGCCAGAAGCCGTGAGCGAAGACCGTCTTCGGCAGCTCTATGCCGGACGCGCGCAGCATTATAGGCCAGTAGACCGCATGGAACCTTATTATGTCCTTGCCGACTATATGGACATCGGCGGGCCAGAATTTGTTGAATTTCTGCTTATCCTTAAGGTAGCCGATCCCCGATATGTAATTTACGAGGGCGTCGAACCAGACGTAAGCGACGTGGTCCTTGGAAAAAGGGATGGGTATGCCCCATTCGAGGCGCGATCTCGGGCGCGAGATGCACAGGTCCTGGAGCGGCTGGCTGAGGAAACTCAATATTTCGTTCCGGCGCGAGACAGGCTTTATGAATTCGGGGTGCTCATTAATATATTTAACGAGCCAGTCCTGGTATTTCGAGAGCTTGAAGAACCAGTTCGTCTCCGCTATCTCCTCGAGCGGGCGCTTGCACTCGGGGCAGGTATTCCCATCGAGCTGGTTTTTCGGATAGAACGCCTCGCACGAGCCGCAATACCATCCTTTATATTCGGATTCGTAGAATTCGCCCTTATTATAGAGATCGGTGAGGACCGCCTGCACGACCTCGATATGGCGCTCGTCGGTAGTCCTTATGAAATCATCGTAAGATATGGAGAGGAGTTTCCACAGTTCGAGGGAAGGCTTCACGACCGAATCGGTGAATTCTTTCGGGGACTTTCCCGCCTCGGCTGCGGCCTTCGCGACCTTCTGGCCGTGCTCATCCGTGCCGGTCAGGAAGAATACCTCTTCCCCCTTGAGCCGGTGGTAGCGCGCCAGCGTGTCGGCAGAGACGCTCTCGGAACAGTGGCCTATATGCGGTTTCGCATTTACATAATATATGGCTGTGGTGACGTAAAACTTTTTCATTTTCTCTGGTTGCGGTGCATTTCGCAGCCCTTGGGGCATTTGCAGCCGAGCTCGACGAACTTCCCCTCCCCGCAGTCAACCGTTATCGAGCGTTTGAGCGCGTTCACCGAGATGACCTTGCCCGCGCATCCCTCGAGGTTGACCTTCTCGCCTTCCTTGGGAAGGCCCTTCAATAATTCGACGTATAATTTATGCTCGTATCCGAGGCAGCACATCAGCCTGCCGCACACGCCCGAGATCTTCGCCGGGTTTAGCGGGAGGTTCTGCTCCTTGGCCATCTTTATCGTGACCGGCTCGAAATCCTTGAGGAACGTCGCGCAGCAGAGGCATTTGCCGCAAGGGCCGAACCCGCCCAAAAGCCGCGCCTCATCGCGGACGCCAATCTGCTTGAGCTCTATGCGCGCCTTGAATATGCGCGCAAGGT
Proteins encoded:
- the metG gene encoding methionine--tRNA ligase produces the protein MKKFYVTTAIYYVNAKPHIGHCSESVSADTLARYHRLKGEEVFFLTGTDEHGQKVAKAAAEAGKSPKEFTDSVVKPSLELWKLLSISYDDFIRTTDERHIEVVQAVLTDLYNKGEFYESEYKGWYCGSCEAFYPKNQLDGNTCPECKRPLEEIAETNWFFKLSKYQDWLVKYINEHPEFIKPVSRRNEILSFLSQPLQDLCISRPRSRLEWGIPIPFSKDHVAYVWFDALVNYISGIGYLKDKQKFNKFWPADVHIVGKDIIRFHAVYWPIMLRASGIELPKTVFAHGFWLIGKDAEKMSKSKGNVVDPFELINKYGSDPLRYFLLREVTYGLDGAYSEAALVSRLNTDLANDIGNLLNRTLTMIEKYYGGKVPSPAGTKDAVDDELKALSKDLPGKIDASMAELDFAGTLASIWELINKANKYIEVQAPWTLDKQGKKDRLSDVIYNLAETLRIVTIAVSPFIPASAEKMWGQIGMAAPLSGARFSDMEGWGLTKPDTEIRKGAPLFPRIDTKAK
- a CDS encoding stage 0 sporulation family protein: MFEVVQIRLREGGKTSYFELGNTKPKIGDAVIVEADRGVDYGEAISGAESVSQVSGEEPLRKILRIATAGDLDQIKKNREKTKEAFTTCQKKIIEHGLKMKLIDAEYTFDRSKLLFYFTAEGRVDFRELVKDLARIFKARIELKQIGVRDEARLLGGFGPCGKCLCCATFLKDFEPVTIKMAKEQNLPLNPAKISGVCGRLMCCLGYEHKLYVELLKGLPKEGEKVNLEGCAGKVISVNALKRSITVDCGEGKFVELGCKCPKGCEMHRNQRK